From the genome of Colletotrichum higginsianum IMI 349063 chromosome 4, whole genome shotgun sequence, one region includes:
- a CDS encoding Major facilitator superfamily transporter, translating into MATDNHGPLQDETAGQKRAPAVAVSEFDDGTSELEKSESLVVGTTKLYVDGQLRLIPMPTPDPKVGSLALSAEVVIGGLLPVFILEYSGVDPHIINTIDFKAQSGGSGLKINPMSVVPPGVKPASLDEVALLATMPLLANGIASYFLVPTSIWIGRRPVLLLAATSAWAGGLFAAFSKSLHQHLLARALMGLGAGAVEALIPLIVQDMVFIHQRNKAMSAIVSSQGLFIISLGVLAPWVSANYTWRWLYYITSGLGIVAWAIIFAFLPETRWTRSQDELSGQKTYPLKPGMNRPELDYVSYTPRTIWTNIGFFQNGFEFKPAAKSMLDALRSTYFPAIIWAVLVNSAMIVINQAAQQINPFALLAQGWQFQWTGLTVLPFFAATALVYVFGGPVADKISNAVTRWQGGSREPEHHLANLIFPLVSGILGCFVFGTAGEKNMHWAVLLVGSFLIVFAFLTTMTVLNVFIVESYPQWAGPVLVNVSSLRIVIAFFVASKATVWIAMYGPFAIFALYAETIIVFSLGLPILYFWGKRLRQWTAGSVKSKQSEQSVLSDGASV; encoded by the exons ATGGCGACGGACAACCACGGGCCGCTCCAGGATGAGACGGCCGGCCAAAAGCGTGCGCCTGCTGTGGCGGTGTCAGAGTTCGACGACGGAACGAGCGAGCTGGAGAAGAGCGAGTCGCTGGTCGTTGGTACGACGAAGCTCTACGTGGATGGGCAGCTGAGGTTGATTCCT ATGCCCACGCCCGACCCCAAGG TCGGCTCTCTCGCCTTATCAGCCGAGGTCGTCATTGGCGGTCTCCTCCCCGTCTTCATCCTTGAGTACTCGGGCGTTGACCCGcacatcatcaacaccatcgACTTCAAGGCCCAGagtggcggcagcggcctcAAAATCAACCCCATGTCCGTGGTGCCGCCCGGCGTGAAACCCGCCTCGCTAGACGaggtcgccctcctcgccacgATGCCGCTCCTGGCGAACGGCATCGCGAGCTACTTCCTCGTGCCGACATCCATCTGGatcggccgccgccccgtgCTGCTACtcgcggcgacgagcgcCTGGGCCGGCGGGTTGTTTGCCGCGTTCAGCAAAAGCCTGCACCAGCACCTGCTCGCGAGAGCGCTCATGGGCTTgggcgccggtgccgtggAGGCGCTGATCCCGCTGATTGTACAGGACATGGTCTTCATCCACCAGAGGAACAAGGCCATGTCGGCCATCGTGTCCAGCCAAggcctcttcatcatcagTCTCGGCGTCCTGGCGCCCTGGGTTTCTGCCAACTACACATGGAGATGGTTGTACTACATCACCTCCGGCCTGGGCATCGTGGCATGGGCCATCATCTTTGCTTTCTTGCCCGAGACCCGCTGGACGCGGTCCCAAGACGAGCTCA GTGGCCAGAAGACATATCCTCTCAAGCCAGGCATGAACCGTCCTGAGCTAGACTACGTCAGTTACACCCCACGCACCATCTGGACCAACATCGGCTTCTTCCAGAACGGCTTTGAGTTCAAACCGGCGGCCAAGTCCatgctcgacgccctccggTCGACCTATTTCCCCGCCATCATCTGGGCCGTTCTCGTCAATAGCGCCATGATCGTCATCAACCAGGCTGCCCAGCAGATCAACCCTTTCGCACTCCTTGCCCAGGGCTGGCAGTTCCAGTGGACAGGCCTCACGGTGCTGCCGTTCTTTGCCGCGACCGCTCTTGTCTACGTCTTTGGGGGTCCCGTTGCCGACAAGATCTCCAATGCGGTGACGAGGTGGCAGGGAGGTAGCCGAGAGCCGGAGCACCACCTCGCCAACCTGATCTTCCCTCTCGTATCTGGCATTTTGGGCTGTTTTGTCTTTGGAACTGCCGGGGAGAAGAACATGCATTGGGCGGTTCTCCTCGTCGGGTCGTTCCTGatcgtcttcgccttcttgacgacgatgaccgTCCTCAACGTCTTCATCGTTGAAAGCTATCCCCAGTGGGCAGG TCCCGTTCTTGTCAACGTTTCTTCGCTGCGCATCGTCATTGCCTTCTTCGTTGCCTCCAAGGCCACGGTCTGGATTGCCATGTATGGTCCATTTGCTATATTTGCACTCTACGCCGAGACAATCATTGTCTTCTCTCTGGGGTTGCCTATACTCTACTTTTGGGGCAAGAGGTTACGACAGTGGACGGCTGGGAGTGTCAAGAGCAAACAAAGCGAGCAGAGTGTGCTATCAGACGGAGCCTCCGTCTGA
- a CDS encoding Ubiquitin-conjugating enzyme has product MAASKAAQKRLTREYKTIAENPPPYIEAHPSDSNILEWHYIITGPENTPYHGGQYWGTLVFPPNYPFAPPAIRMHTPSGRFQPSTRLCLSISDFHPKSFNPAWEVSTILIGLLSFMTSEEMTTGSVSSTEAERKMLAARTRWWNSTGGGSHAKSNPAQKGNVKAGDGGAKFRSEWPDVDKANWEWMKEHKIDMATGNKIGGAAGASCGPQLGIANGSGHQAQAVVDAVVQQRDAGRGWLNQNKLLVAGGVIFFYVLLARVLGTSE; this is encoded by the exons ATGGCAGCCAGCAAGGCGGCGCAGAAAAGG TTGACGCGCGAGTACAAGACCATCGCCGAGAACCCTCCACCATACATCGAAGCCCATCCCTCCGATTCTAATATCCTTGA GTGGCATTACATCATCACTGGCCCCGAGAACACGCCCTATCATGGCGGGCAATATTGGGGCACCCTCGTCTTCCCTCCAAACTACCCCTTCGCGCCCCCGGCCATCCGAATGCACACCCCATCGGGCCGCTTCCAGCCATCGACCCGATTATGTCTCTCCATCTCCGACTTCCATCCGAAATCCTTCAACCCTGCCTGGGAGGTCTCAACCATCCTGATAGGCCTGCTTTCTTTCATGACGAGCGAAGAGATGACTACCGGTTCTGTCTCGAGCACCGAAGCGGAGCGCAAGATGCTGGCGGCACGGACACGGTGGTGGAACtcgaccggcggcggctcccaCGCCAAGTCGAACCCGGCGCAGAAGGGCaacgtcaaggccggcgatggcggcgccaaGTTCCGCTCCGAATGGCCCGatgtcgacaaggccaactGGGAATGGATGAAGGAGCACAAGATCGACATGGCGACAGGGAACAAGATTGGCGGCGCGGCAGGGGCCTCATGCGGGCCCCAGCTTGGCATCGCGAACGGCAGCGGTcaccaggcccaggccgtcgtcgatgccgtcgtccagcagcGGGACGCCGGCCGGGGGTGGCTGAACCAGAAcaagctcctcgtcgccggcggtgTCATCTTCTTCTATGTCCTGCTTGCGAGAGTTTTGGGTACCAGTGAGTGA
- a CDS encoding Heterokaryon incompatibility protein, giving the protein MASPQFTGLDCTLIRFSVGNDAELGRISFVYTDDSYETDDFASLPSFSLVDSVECRNMPTLPATSSTKHELCRDLISSWMTECNSSHRDCASPHPYWSPTRLIDVRDYERGLVHLIDTAGKSERSMPYVALSHCWGKKHFKIMNQSNKRDLEAGFAVQDLPPNFQDALYATKRLGFRYIWIDSLCIIQGSDDWKTQAPLMNKVYRNSSLTLAATASPDAYGGLFRDRDPYDIIPPELKIPMGMKGRVENVKCSVIPMRLWASEVRNGPLNKRAWVVQERLLAPRTVHFCNQQIFWECCQLEACEVFPQGIPKHFFEDYEATYELQGFKNWERAVRSIRTGGEKDSRLPEYQSPYELWQFILSEYMACGLTNPGDKFVALSGIAKEFSRVLQDEYVAGLWRGDFINCLLWYVNDRALLGDAPDVQRPESYRSPSWSWASIDGSVTHPIVFELAGDYAEILDVSIEPRGGDLVGGLRRAQITACGRLVQIPRPTHFNWNSMHYFGTFHPDVREEIVDTTYFCLPLRELGVDGPYHSLWGLVIVPASSDTRQDTHPGTFKRVGIFRIDTGEPLERLTQRKPEGWRDTENTAWFDEDIPMSEFLLI; this is encoded by the exons ATGGCCAGTCCGCAATTCACCGGTTTGGATTGCACCCTCATACGGTTTTCAGTCGGAAACGATGCAGAACTTGGGAGGATATCGTTCGTCTACACGGACGATTCATACGAGACTGACGATTTTGCCAGTCTACCCTCGTTCAGTCTCGTTGATTCGGTCG AGTGCCGAAACATGCCAACGCTGCCTGCCACGAGTAGCACAAAGCACGAGCTCTGCCGGGACTTGATATCCAGCTGGATGACAGAATGCAACAGCAGTCACAGAGACTGCGCGTCGCCGCATCCGTATTGGAGCCCAACGCGACTCATCGATGTGCGGGACTACGAGCGCGGCCTAGTTCATCTTATTGACACGGCTGGCAAGTCGGAGAGGAGCATGCCTTATGTTGCACTGAGCCACTGCTGGGGAAAGAAACACTTCAAGATCATGAACCAAAGCAACAAACGTGACTTAGAGGCGGGGTTTGCCGTCCAAGACCTGCCTCCGAATTTCCAAGACGCCCTTTATGCGACAAAAAGGCTGGGGTTCCGATACATTTGGATCGATTCTCTCTGCATCATCCAAGGGTCGGACGACTGGAAGACGCAAGCACCACTGATGAACAAAGTGTACCGAAATTCGAGCCTGACTCTGGCAGCAACGGCATCTCCTGATGCATACGGCGGATTGTTCAGGGACCGAGATCCGTATGATATTATTCCTCCAGAGCTGAAAATACCAATGGGGATGAAGGGAAGAGTGGAAAACGTCAAATGCAGTGTCATTCCGATGAGGCTATGGGCATCGGAAGTGAGAAACGGGCCCCTAAATAAGCGGGCGTGGGTTGTTCAAGAAAGGCTTCTGGCGCCACGGACGGTGCATTTCTGCAATCAGCAGATTTTCTGGGAGTGTTGTCAACTCGAGGCATGCGAGGTATTCCCACAAGGCATCCCGAAACACTTCTTTGAAGACTACGAGGCCACCTACGAGCTTCAGGGGTTCAAGAACTGGGAAAGAGCCGTCAGATCAATCCGAACGGGTGGCGAAAAAGACAGCAGACTTCCAGAATACCAGAGCCCTTACGAGCTGTGGCAGTTCATCCTCAGCGAGTACATGGCATGTGGACTGACTAACCCCGGAGACAAGTTTGTGGCCCTTTCTGGGATAGCGAAAGAGTTCTCTCGGGTTCTTCAAGACGAATATGTGGCCGGCCTCTGGAGAGGGGATTTCATCAACTGCCTTCTCTGGTATGTCAATGACCGGGCATTGCTGGGCGATGCCCCCGACGTACAACGGCCCGAGAGTTATCGATCGCCCTCGTGGAGCTGGGCATCCATAGATGGATCCGTCACACACCCCATCGTGTTCGAGCTCGCTGGAGATTACGCCGAGATACTAGACGTCAGCATCGAGCCGAGAGGCGGAGACCTTGTTGGCGGCCTGCGACGGGCCCAAATCACCGCTTGCGGGAGGCTGGTTCAGATCCCCCGGCCAACCCACTTCAATTGGAACTCGATGCACTATTTCGGCACCTTCCATCCTGATGTTAGGGAGGAGATTGTCGATACGACGTATTTCTGCCTGCCATTGAGAGAACTAGGCGTTGATGGACCATATCACTCACTCTGGGGCTTGGTCATCGTACCGGCTAGCAGTGATACTCGTCAAGACACGCACCCGGGGACATTCAAGAGAGTGGGCATCTTCCGGATTGATACTGGCGAGCCGCTGGAACGTTTGACCCAGAGGAAGCCGGAGGGCTGGAGGGACACAGAAAATACAGCTTGGTTCGACGAAGACATCCCCATGAGCGAATTCTTGCTTATTTGA
- a CDS encoding Surface antigen, whose protein sequence is MASQSSQSGSSLAEQNSQPMTINRLQVHGATNTRRGFLDPIFQPLLAEDVNSNSTLGEVAARLGDARGKLERLGIFHPDPKVHLNSSNQTDPSTTPTDVDVDVVVKELSRYKFNAGTDVGNSEGSAYTSLLWRNIFGGAEQLTVNASAGTRTRSAYSATLSAPVQSNPDTRIALEGLASATDKSWAAHEEVLKGGNLRFSWLSGPKDMHSLEYSGIWRQVTGLRDNASPTVRADAGDSVKSSVKHTYQRDQRDNPQLPQSGYVWKSVFELAGVGPLGGDVAFSKNELEVGGAVPVPVPGVKGPSGVSIGGGFRCGMLYPLPLGFSSGGKAQPSRINDRFQLGGPTDVRGFHYGGLGPHDGQDSVGGDVFAAGSVNMLFPLPYKGPESSLRFQVFANGGRLVAMQNKTKDGDSPSTLDAGSVASSAWRAVSDLATGLPSTAAGVGLVYAHPVARFELNFSLPLVLRRGEQGTKGLQVGVGINFL, encoded by the exons ATGGCGTCGCAATCGAGTCAAAGCGGAAGCTCC CTAGCCGAACAAAACTCTCAGCCCATGACCATCAACCGTCTTCAGGTCCACGGTGCTACGAACACGAGACGAGGATTCCTCGACCCCATATTCCAGCCGCTTCTGGCCGAGGATGTCAACAGCAACTCCACCCTCGGCGAGGTGGCGGCTCGCCTGGGCGATGCCAGAGGAAAGCTCGAGAGACTGG GCATCTTCCACCCCGACCCCAAGGTCCACCTCAACAGCTCGAACCAGACCGACCCCTCGACCACCCCGAccgatgtcgacgtcgacgttgtCGTCAAGGAGCTCTCTCGCTACAAGTTCAACGCTGGAACCGATGTCGGAAACAGCGAGGGTTCCGCCTACACCTCTTTGCTCTGGCGCAACATTTTTGGCGGTGCCGAGCAGCTCACCGTTAACGCCAGCGCCGGTACAAGAACCCGTTCCGCCTACAGTGCGACCCTGAGCGCGCCGGTCCAGAGCAACCCCGACACTAGGATTGCGCTCGAGGGACTGGCGTCGGCGACCGACAAGTCATGGGCCGCCCACGAGGAGGTCCTGAAGGGCGGAAACCTGCGCTTCTCGTGGCTCTCGGGCCCCAAGGACATGCACTCCCTCGAGTACTCGGGCATCTGGCGTCAAGTCACCGGCCTGCGCGACAACGCCAGCCCGACCGtccgcgccgacgccggagACTCGGTCAAGAGCTCCGTCAAGCACACATACCAGCGCGACCAGAGAGACAACCCGCAGTTGCCGCAGAGCGGTTACGTTTGGAAGTCTGTCTTCGAGCTCGCCGGTGTCGGCCCGCTCGGCGGTGACGTCGCCTTTTCCAAAAATGAGCTGGAAGTAGGCGGCGCCGTGCCCGTTCCCGTTCCTGGTGTCAAGGGACCTTCCGGTGTTTCCATCGGCGGAGGCTTCCGATGCGGCATGCTGtaccccctccctctcggctTCTCCTCCGGGGGCAAggcccagcccagccgcATCAACGACAGATTCCAGCTCGGCGGGCCCACCGATGTCCGCGGTTTCCACTACGGCGGTCTCGGACCCCACGACGGACAGGACTCGGTTGGTGGAGACGTCTTCGCGGCCGGCAGCGTGAACATGCTGTTTCCTCTGCCGTACAAGGGCCCTGAATCCTCGCTGCGTTTCCAAGTCTTTGCCAATGGCGGCAGGCTTGTCGCGATGCAGAACAAGACCAAGGACGGCGACTCGCCGAGCACTCTCGATGCTGGGAGCGTTGCCAGCAGCGCCTGGAGAGCAGTAAGCGACCTGGCCACTGGCCTGCCGTCGACTGCCGCCGGTGTCGGTCTTGTGTATGCTCACCCCGTGGCCCGCTTCGAACTCAACTTTAGTCTCCCGTTGGTTCTGCGACGCGGCGAGCAGGGCACCAAGGGACTGCAGGTCGGTGTCGGCATCAACTTCTTGTAG